In Cryptomeria japonica chromosome 1, Sugi_1.0, whole genome shotgun sequence, the sequence taaatttatacaaatacatacatatacatatatagatatatagacacacatatatacatatgtatatgtatatatatatgtacacacacacacacacaccatatatatatatatatataaacacacacatatgtatgtatgtatgtatgtatgtatgtacttatatacatatattcatatagatgtacaaacacacacacacacacacacacacacacacacacacacacacacacacacacacacacacacacacacatacatacaaacatacaattAATATATCTCTATGGACTTTATATGTCTATATATAATACATTTTAGGGTACCATATACTCTACTGCATAAGGTTTCATGCAACTATATATATTTAGACCATTTAAGGGTTTCAAACACAAGTTGGTAAGTGTGTGTTTGTTTGTATGCTTCTCATCGTTTGGTCTACGTAGATGTAGAATAAAGTGCAAGTGAGGAATAGGAGAGTTGTAAAGATAACATGGACAACATTGGCTCTACAAAAGAGAGGTGTTACATTGCCACCATGTGAGGAGGATGAAGCTACAACAATTGCACAAGCAGTCGACCCtgtttatatttcttctttatatGAATAAATAATGGAAATTTTGGAGCGTGAGTGTTGTTTTACATTTTTTGCAAAGTATATATGATGAAAAAGGGTCATAGGTGGACATGGTGGAAAAGATGGTCAACTAGGGATGAGAAGAGGAAACATTATGTTTGTCATGTAGTTAACTGTAATTGCAAGTTGGCCATCCATTTCATCTATCATGAAATGTGATTTGGTAGTGTACATGTCAAATCATTTTGTTTTATACAAGTGGTTATATAATGGAAATATAAATATCTATTTGTATTCACCTAGATTTAGAAAGGTGAATAATAATTGCTAAGTTGTATGATTGAACATGTATTTTTCTTTAAATGTtataaaaatagttttaaaaaacagaaattatttttatgtttaacatggaaaattaaattgacatttaatgaaGTAcgtactaggggaagagcaccagtagccgtcatagctaactttgtgcacccacagatcctaaacagtacatcggattttgaatttttttttttagtcgtcttcgtatgcgacttaactgcttatagctattgatcttgCTTCTGGGTAGTATCGATGCACACTGTGGAATcaattatgcgcacaaaggtcaaaaagtacacatttcaaagtgtcgcgtAATACCTAACTATAGATGTTCCAGTAACCTTCAACTCAAAatcactagtacttgttgacaaatgtcccaatagtggtgcaaaAATGTTCCAATAGtagtgcacaaatgggccaattatgaacaaaaaattacaaaaaatgatcgacaattggtacaaaacaaatttattaattatgttTTCACTATGATAGCTATTggagggtcaacatgacaataaggtgatggttattggaactatgtcatctattgatgctcttcccctaTCAACTACCCCAAATGTAAGACCCTGCACCACCATTGGATGTGCTCCCTTGTCTCAACAATTTTATTCTCATACCATGTGAAGTTGTCATAAGTTAGTGTTTTTAACTAAACTAAGCATCCACATTTAAACTGGTGGTACTTCACTTACATAAATTGTCGCTTCCTTGGGAGCAGAGCGAGTAGATAGAACGTCAGCTTATGACCACGTTTCTAAAGAGACAGCCAATTGTTTTGTAAACGTTGCGTGCCAACCATTCTTTCCAATATTTAGAATGGTAGTTGGACAATGGAGCCAATTTACTGCTAAATCTCTGGGGAGATTTGATTAGAAAGCGTGTAGTCTGTTTCACGTATGAATTGGACTTTTAGGTGTACGAATGGACTCACCTGACAATCATAAATGAGATTATTTTCTTAATAAAAATTCAAGTGTAACTAACTAATATTAACTATGGATCTGACAGAGGCAGTTAGATCTGTTTATTTGGTATAATGTTTGGTTTTCAGTATTCTGAGATGTCTCAATTTTCAGCGAGCCCTGTTTTATAAAACAACAGATGCCTGCCGGAGAGTTGAACAGTGAGGTTGTTTCTCTCTTAGAGGGTGGGTCGAATGAAGAAATAGTTGCAGGGAATGGCGTAAAGAAGTATTTTTTGCCGGGGGAATCGTTCAAGTGCTGGAGCAACTATGGAAACGCTCTTTTGCAAACGCCCCAACGCTTCAAAGAACGTGCGCTTTCGAGGGCAGATGAGAAGAAAGAGGCGGAAGAGATCAGAAAGAGGAGTGAGAATGATATGAGGAGGACTCTCAACTGGTGGGATTTAACCTGGTTTGGATTCGGCGCAGTCATCGGAACAGGGATTTTTGTGCTCACTGGACAGGAAGCCCACGAGGACGCAGGCCCCGCCATTGTTATATCCTATGCTCTCTCTGGATTCTCCGCGATGCTTTCTGTCTTCTGTTACACTGAATTCGCAGTCGAAATTCCTGTTGCGGGTAATTACAAATCTTTAAACTCTCTAATATTTGTGCCATTTTAGAACTGTTTTGAGTTTTTACATTGTTGCACAGCCCGGCAGGGCATCCATGATAAATTATCCTCTCAATCCTGCCTTCAATTATTGCTCTTTAGATTTGTTTGTGTATGTCTCAAATCTTTTAGGGCTATTTTTTTAGTCCCTTGACTGGTAGGTCTGGACGAACTGACCATGCTTCATAATTAAAGTCCTATACTTTAATCACTTAAGGTTTTAATCCCTTTTATCTTCTGCATTTTAACTATTTCCAAAAGCTTATTATCAATTTAATCAGGTAGATACGACGTTCGTTTAGGAAAATAAACAATATTCTGGATTAAGAGAGCAAACTATTTGGAAAAAAATCGAACAGGTGGGGGAAAAGAACTTTCTCAGCAGGTAGGATTTGTTTAATGGTtgtgaaaaataaaaattacatctcGATATAACTGCAGAGCCTGTTGAAGGAATCTACAACATCAAATCAAATGTGTATCATTTATCATAGGAAGCGCAGTGTATAAACTATAAAGTTAGTTCCCTATATATAGGTATAGATCTCGCAATTTAAGTTGAACCTCTCCCAAAGGTGTACACCTCAGAATTTAATAAGTTTAATTAGGTTATGTCTGAGATCAAATGTATTTTTAGTCattgaatttaaatttatttaaatttttaatatttgcaTTTATTGGAATTTCTGATTATTATTTGATACAATCAATAATAGATTCAACGTGCACGTTTAAACAGCACACCTCAAgttttgatttatttagatgattCATTTCACATCACACTTTTCAATAGGATCGGTCTATTAGTGTGATTTTAGATGACCCATCTAAACAAATCAAAGCTTAAATATGTTACTCAAATCAGAATTCAAAGATGTTTAAACAACAATATATCTAACTGAATGATGATACCTTTTTCaaaataaatgatattttaactTTTTCCCAACAATCATGCATAACCACCATTCTATTtttaattgtcacaataaatacaTTTCCTATGGAAAATAGCTTTAACTGAATGTCTAATCCCATCTATTAATTAGAATTTATATTAGTGACTGAGTGGAACCATAAATACAACAATTGCAAGCTATATAGGGTATAAGACCCACTAGTTAAGCATGTTCCAATTAATGTCATATTTTTTGATGAATTAATGTCCAAATTTTTTAATACTAAATCACTAGTGATTGTGATTTTAAAGCTGCTATATTGACCATGAATATTCATAAATGAATGAAATATATTTCTTATATGCAAAATGTGATAAATTATGTGATACTACATCAGCACACTGATAAAACATTATTTAGTGTACAACTATCAATCTAATTTTTGGGGATTATTTTGAATACCTCATCAAAAAAACATGTTAATATTGCTTTATATTTCATAATCTGAACCTGAAATCTTAGTTATAAATCATAAGCATATGAATTATCAAATAAGCCACAATAAGAAATTGAAAATGATTTGAGATTTAAACCTCAGATTTTGAGAAATACCAAATTAGAATGATCAACTACTACTGAATACATCTAATCCCCTGTTTTCCTAAAGACATATAATCCCCTGTTttcataaataacaaatatttttgtGGGCACCATCCCAGATCCTAACTTCTTCTCTGGCAGGCGGCTCATTTGCATACCTGCGGGTGGAGCTGGGAGACTTGGCAGCATTCATAGCCGCAGGAAACATAATCTTGGAGTCCATAGTAGGCGCAGCGGCTGTGGCTCGATCCTGGACCTCTTATTTCGCCACTCTCCTCAACCACTCCCCTGATGATTTTCGCATCCACACAAACCTGGCCTCAGGTTTCAACCTCCTCGACCCCATTGCAGTCGCTGTCCTCCTCTTGGCCTCCGTAGCCGCCATTGTTAGCACGCGATTTGCATCCTATCTCAACTGGATCGCCTCCGCCGTCAATACCCttgtcatcctcttcatcatcatcgcCGGCTTTATGAACGCCAACACCTTCAATCTGAGCCCCTTCTTTCCCTACGGCGTCAAGGGTGTCTTCAGAGCAGCAGCTGTTGTGTACTTCGCGTATACAGGCTTCGACGCCATTGCCACCATGGCAGAAGAAACGAAAAACCCATCTAGAGATATTCCCCTGGGTTTGCTCGGCTCCATGTCGGCCATAACTGTGATATACTGTCTCATGGCACTGGTTCTCGTTCTCATGCAAAGTTACATTGATTTAGACGTCAATGCTGCCTATTCCTTGGCATTCCAAAGCATTGGTTGGAAATGGGCAAAATATCTGGTAGCCCTAGGAGCTCTGAAAGGAATTACTACTGTTTTATTAGTGGGCGCAGTGGGACAGGCAAGGTATACGACTCACATCGCCAGAACACACATGATTCCTCCTTGGTTTGGCTTAGTGAACGAGAAAACTGGTACGCCTATCAACGCAACGGCTTCAATGGCAATTGCTACCTCATTGGTGGCCTTCTTTTCAAGCCTAGATGTGCTTTCTAACCTTCTCTCCATCAGCACTCTGTTCATATTCATGCTCATGTCTGTTGCTCTGCTTGTGAGAAGACATTATGTCAAGGAGAAAACTTCCAGAAAACATGTTTTTTTGTTGACAACTTTCATTATTATAATTATATGCTCGTCTGCAGCGACTGCTGCCTACTGGGCCGTGTCCAGTGGATGGATTGGGTATTGCATTACTCTTCCTGTCTGGTTTTTGGCCACTGTGGGTCTGGCTGTGTTTGTGCCACAGTGTAGAGAGGCCAAAGTGTGGGGGGTGCCTCTGGTTCCATGGCTCCCTTCGCTGTCAATTTGTATCAATTTGTTTCTCATGGGGTCATTGGATTATATGTCGTTCATCAGATTTGGGATTTGCACGGTGATAATGTTGGTGTATTATGTTTTTCTTGGACTCCATGCCTCGTTTGATGCGTCTCATGTTGTGGGTGTTACTTAAGAGAATGGAGGAGAAAGCAATGCAAAGAAATGTGAAATTTTATTTTGCAATACTCTGAGAACTTTGTATGAAAATGTGTGACGATATCTGATATAATTAGATTTCTATATTCCTTGCAAATAGTTTTGGTTCCAATTTATTACTTCATAAAAATAGACCTTCCAATCTGTGCACTCAATAAGTCCTATTTATTTTGGAATAGTggcttttttttttcttaaattctaATTATCATAGATACTGACTAATGTTTATTCATATTCTAAGTAGGTTAACTATCATTATTCTAACTTATATCAAAATAAATGTTAAGATAATTGTAATTAATGTAATTAGAATGTGAATAAACATTTATGGCATGTGTAAAGTATAAATAACTTTGGATTTGAGTAATCATTAATGAGATGTGTCTATCTATTCTAATTTCTCCCTTTCCAATTCTTTCTCCTCTTAATGAAATTGTAATTCAGAGTTTTTTTTAAGGATGATATTGTGCTCTCAATTCTATAAACTTTTCCAATTACAAATGATATCCTTTCAACATCATCCCAAAGTTCTTAAAAATGTGTttcctcatcatcttcttcttctcctttgatTGACATTATACTCGTTTCGATGCTTTTTGTAACAATGTTAGGTTCCCAAGAAATGAAATTCCCTCTTATACTTGAATTAGTGGATGACATAATTTGTGCACAACTCATAACATTTAACTTTAACAATGAGTTTATACCAAGCGATCCATCAATTATAATAGACAATCTCTTTGTGATCACCGAAATTGGATATTGTTATGTCAATTAAAATAACTTTCAAAACGTTGGCTCAACAGGTCGAATGGATGCAAGCTACACAAAAGATGTTCATCGTGATATAACATTAATGAAATGGAAAGAAAAATGGTAAACTACCAAGGAAACACTATACATAAGATATCAAACATAAAAATTTCCTTTAAGAAACCTTATAGTATGAAAAATACACCATGAGTGTGCATTTTATCTTCATCCTACAACTTTGGTCAAATGAATACAAGTGTTATGATGCTACTGAGGATGATTGAAGCCAACACAATTTGCTTTGATACTCCTTCACATCTACTATGAAATCTTGTATCTCGGAAACTTTTACTTCTTTATTTGTAATATTGTAAATAAAGGTTAGTACATGGGAAAACCTTTCTAACTTCATGTTTACATATTATGGCAAACTCCTCTATCATCCAATGGTGATGAAATGGAAGGGAAAAACATACACCTTGTAGCAATTTCATTTCTCTATGGTACTTAACATTTTCACCACCTCTCACAAGTGATAAAATCTCCATGCTTGATTTTCTACTCAAGGTAAAAATCCACATCTTGTTAAGGAGACTCTTGAGATGCTTATAGTCACCTTCAATGCCAAGTTGACTTTCAATTGTCTTGTTTACATCATAATACCATGGTTTTGTGTTATTTAATTATCCCCAAGTTGATAGTCCTTCTTGACTAAAGTGATTCTCCCTGATGTTGCTATTTCAACTTCATTTGACCCAAATTTTGAATCAAGCTAGAGAGTCTTCCCTAACCAAACTTGTTGTTGGTTGAAAAAAAAGATCTTGAGAGGATTTTGTGACTGAAAAATACAATAATAAAACAAATAGACAACCTTATTTGATAGAGTGTAAGTTTTACCATTTATAAAGTTGATAAAAAGACAAGACTACATGTTGTAGAATAAGTACAAATTGTGAAAAGAAAAATCTCTATACATTAATTCTTTAACCTGAAGTAAAAGACTCTCTGGAAGCCCGGCTTTATAAATAAGGTAAAATGAAGAAAGAAACAAGTCCATTCTATTTGTTTACTCATAACAATGACATGACATGTGAAATACTCATAAACAActaatagattatgatgaaattaaCTACAATACACCAATAACTATGTTTATGTAGGTATACCCTCCTCCTATTTCCCATCAAGCTTCTTGTGCACGACATTTCCACCTATCTATCCTTCTGCACCTACGCTAGCAGGCTTAGGTACAACTGCTGCCATAAATCACGATTCAAGTCAAATCTCATAGTGCAAAAGATTCTTCCGCTGCATTCTCTGAAGAATTTGTAAACTTGCGTGAAAGATACAAGCTCTGATGACATATTGAACCTGTTTACTCGGTTCATTTGCGTTTATTAGCAAATCACCGATGCCTTTAATAGCGTCTTGGTTAGCCGTCTATCTAAATATCATCTGCCTTCTAAACAATAAAGGCAAAAAAATTAGCAAGTTCTGTTATAGAAAATAAAGATGCCTGCCGGAGAGTTGAACAATGAGATTGTTTCTCTTTTGGACCGTGGTCTGAATGAAGGAATAGTTGCAGATGGTGGCGAAAAAAGGACAGGAAAGAAATATTTTCTGCCCGGGGAATCGTTCAAGAGCTGGGCAAGTTATGGAAAAGCTCTTCGCCAAACGCCCCAACGGTTCAAAGATCGGGCGCTTTCTAGGGCAGACGAGAAGAAAGAGACAGAAGAGATCAGAAAGAGGAGTGAGAATGAGATGAGGAGGACGCTCAACTGGTGGGATTTAACCTGGTTTGGATTCGGCGCAGTCATCGGAACAGGGATTTTTGTGCTCACTGGACAGGAAGCTCACAACGACGCGGGCCCCGCCATTGTTGTCTCCTATGCTCTCTCGGGCTTCTCTTGTATGCTTTGTGTCTTCTGTTACACCGAATTCGCAGTTGAGATTCCTGTAGCAGGTAATTCTTTCCGCAATCAAAATTCTACAATTGTGAGAGTATTCGATAATATGCgtcaaatttttatattttctctCATTTGGGTCCCTCTATTGGATCTGCCAATACTTGAATTGGAAATTAGAATCTTTCATTTTGTTTGGCCAAGTAATAATGACAAAGTTTCCCTAAAAGtcaatgaaaacaaagaaaaatcaacaaaaacgACAGAGAAATAGAGGATGGAAGGGAAGGGGAATCAATAGGATTAATCACGAAATCTAATTATTGATTTTGATTAACTGACTGATTTAATCCATTGATCAAGTTTTAGGGAAGGTTGGTGATTATTTTGCTAAATAAATGCAGTAATGATTTGACTGAGTTTTCAAATCGCTATCGAAGAGATTCAATATAAGAAGCTTTTCATTTAGTATCGCCAACTCTATCTTTCTGTCAGTTACACTGATTTTCCAAGTCTAAGATTTTATAATCTTTCCAATAGAGATTAGGTCAGGGATCACGTCTACGTTCGTCAGCTTGGGCCAGCATAGATTGTAGTTCAACTCGAATAATGGATATATATGAAGATACAAACAAAAACTACCCATCGAACGGAAAAGAAAACATTagataggaaatataaaatagGGGACCACCTAAACAGAGAAGAGCGGTcaccaaagaaacctgcatgcaacaatcaAGGCTCCACAATttgatataaatataatttattcataaAAATCAAGGCTTATAAGGTTGAAACATCAGGAGCTTTGATATTAAATGGGGATGAATTTAATGAAAATTcattgttgtgattgaattatAGTAATAGGTGGatgaattttcaaaatatattgatgCTTCTCTAAATATAATGGGTGTTAAGTGTATCATTCATGGTAATGAAATATCGGTTTGTTCTAATTACAACTTATAAAATATGGGTTAATAAGTTGGACTCGAGAACTatctaattaaattttaataaaacaatagaaaaatacatgtatttatgtatatttatAACCTTTCATATTCCACTCTTTCCCTACATGATAATACTTTTGTTGCTTTCAATTACTATGTAATTATTTGATCACCATATAATATTTACATTACTACTaagatatttataattttattatggtCACAACTTATAAAACTTATAAGAAATAATAAACTCTTCATACTTGACTTTGTACTTATGATGCAAGTCTACATCTTGTTAGGACACTCTTGACATTCTCCAAATCAGCTCAAACATATCCTTAATTTTCTTACCATCCTGTTTGCCTCATAATACCATGATTTTATGTCAGTTGCTCATATGCAAGTTGGATTCAATCTAATATTAGAGTTACATAGAAAAACAATAAACAATCTTATTTATCTTGTATAACCGATTAATTAAGTAGGAGCGCCAGCGTCTCGCTTGTTCTGGTCAATGCTTTCACGTCCGCAACACCTATTTTATGTATTCCCTCCTACTATTTGCCAGCATGCTTCTTATGCATGACATTTCCAGAGTCTACGCTAGCAATTTTAGGTCCAACTGCTACTTAAACAAAACAAGATTCAAGTCAAAACTCATTGCACAAAAGATTCTTGGGCTGCACACTGAAGAATTTGAGAACTTGCGTGAAAGATATAAGCTCTTGTGCCGTGTTGAACCTCTTTATTTGTTGCATTTTGGGTTTATTAGCGAATCACGTATGCCTTCAATAGCGTCTTGATTAGCTCTTTACCTAAATATTATCTACCCtataaataaaaaatgcaaaattttaagcAAGGTCTCTAAAAAAGAAAAAACAGATGCCTGGGGGAGAGTTGAACAGTGAGATCATTTCACTTTAGGACGGTGGTCTCAATCAAGGAATAACTGCAGATCGTGGCGTGAAAAGGGCAGGAAACCTTCAAAAGCTGGGCATAATAAAAAAAATCTCATCCGAAAACGCCCCAATGCTTTAACTGTTCTTCTCTTTTATATAGCTTTTTACTTTATCAATTaagtttttaaaactaaaaaaatgaaACTCTTCTCCCCTTTCCTAGCCTATCATTACAGTTTTCAGAGAGGGCAAAATATTTTTGACTGCACTATCTTTGATCCTAACTCATTTTCTGGCAGGTGGTTCGTTTGCATACTTGCGGGTGGAGCTGGGAGATTTGATAGCCTTCATAGCCGCCGGAAACATAATATTGGAATGCATTGTCGGCGGAGCTGCGGTGGCTCGATCCTGGACCTCTTACTTCGCCACTCTACTCAACTACTCCCCCGATGACTTTCGCATCCACACAAACCTCGCCTCAGGTTTCAACCTGCTCGACCCCATTGCCCTTACCGTCGTCCTCTTGGCCTCCCTAACCGCCATTTTGAGCACACGAGTAACCTCCACACTGAATTGGATCGCCTCCATCGTCAAcagcttcatcatcctcttcatcatcgtCGCTGGCTTCATCAACGCCAACACCTCCAATCTCACTCCCTTCCTTCCCTACGGGGTCAAGGGCGTTTTCAAAGCAGCAGCCATTGTTTACTTCGCATACGGAGGTTTCGAGACCATTGCTACCATGGCGGAGGAGACGAAAAACCCGTCTAAAGACATTCCCCTGGGCTTGCTCTGTTCCATGTCGATCATAACCGTGATATATTGTCTCATGGCACTAGCCCTCGTTCTCATGCAGAGTTACATAGATTTAGACGTCAACGCAGCCTATTCCTTAGCATTCCAAAGCATTGGGTGGAAGTGGGCAAAATATATTGTAGCGCTGGGAGCTCTGAAAGGAATTACTACTGTTTTACTTGTGGGCGCAGTTGGACGGGCAAGGTATATGACACACATTGCCCGAACGCACATGATTCCTCCTTGGTTTGGCTTAGTGAACGAAAAAACTGGTACACCTATCAATGGAACGGCAGTCCTGGCAATTGCCACCGCAGTGGTTGCCTTCTTCTCAAGTCTAGATGTGCTTTCTAACCTTCTGTCCATCAGCACTTTGTTCATCTTCATGCTCATTTCTGTTGCTCTGCTTGTTAGGAGACATTATGTCAAGGAGATAACTTGCAGAAAACATGCTTTTTTGTTGACAACGTTTATTGTTGTAATCATATGCTGCTCCATTGGGACTTCGGTATTTTGGGCTCTGTCCAGCGGATGGATTGGATATTGTATTGCTCTTCCTGTATGGTTTTTGGCCACTGCGGGTTTGGCTGTGTTTGTTCCGCAGTGTAGAGAGGCCAAAGTGTGGGGAGTGCCGATGGTTCCGTGGATTCCTTCCTTGTCGATTTTTATCAATGTGTTTCTCATGGGGTCGTTGGATTATGAGTCGTTCA encodes:
- the LOC131060087 gene encoding cationic amino acid transporter 5, with amino-acid sequence MPAGELNNEIVSLLDRGLNEGIVADGGEKRTGKKYFLPGESFKSWASYGKALRQTPQRFKDRALSRADEKKETEEIRKRSENEMRRTLNWWDLTWFGFGAVIGTGIFVLTGQEAHNDAGPAIVVSYALSGFSCMLCVFCYTEFAVEIPVAGGSFAYLRVELGDLIAFIAAGNIILECIVGGAAVARSWTSYFATLLNYSPDDFRIHTNLASGFNLLDPIALTVVLLASLTAILSTRVTSTLNWIASIVNSFIILFIIVAGFINANTSNLTPFLPYGVKGVFKAAAIVYFAYGGFETIATMAEETKNPSKDIPLGLLCSMSIITVIYCLMALALVLMQSYIDLDVNAAYSLAFQSIGWKWAKYIVALGALKGITTVLLVGAVGRARYMTHIARTHMIPPWFGLVNEKTGTPINGTAVLAIATAVVAFFSSLDVLSNLLSISTLFIFMLISVALLVRRHYVKEITCRKHAFLLTTFIVVIICCSIGTSVFWALSSGWIGYCIALPVWFLATAGLAVFVPQCREAKVWGVPMVPWIPSLSIFINVFLMGSLDYESFIRFGICTALMLVYYVFFGLHSSFDAFHDVGNQ
- the LOC131060086 gene encoding cationic amino acid transporter 5; amino-acid sequence: MPAGELNSEVVSLLEGGSNEEIVAGNGVKKYFLPGESFKCWSNYGNALLQTPQRFKERALSRADEKKEAEEIRKRSENDMRRTLNWWDLTWFGFGAVIGTGIFVLTGQEAHEDAGPAIVISYALSGFSAMLSVFCYTEFAVEIPVAGGSFAYLRVELGDLAAFIAAGNIILESIVGAAAVARSWTSYFATLLNHSPDDFRIHTNLASGFNLLDPIAVAVLLLASVAAIVSTRFASYLNWIASAVNTLVILFIIIAGFMNANTFNLSPFFPYGVKGVFRAAAVVYFAYTGFDAIATMAEETKNPSRDIPLGLLGSMSAITVIYCLMALVLVLMQSYIDLDVNAAYSLAFQSIGWKWAKYLVALGALKGITTVLLVGAVGQARYTTHIARTHMIPPWFGLVNEKTGTPINATASMAIATSLVAFFSSLDVLSNLLSISTLFIFMLMSVALLVRRHYVKEKTSRKHVFLLTTFIIIIICSSAATAAYWAVSSGWIGYCITLPVWFLATVGLAVFVPQCREAKVWGVPLVPWLPSLSICINLFLMGSLDYMSFIRFGICTVIMLVYYVFLGLHASFDASHVVGVT